gctgactggataactccttgaatgttcctaataaagtggccggtgagtgCATATTCAATTCAGTGTCTCTAAACAGTTGACTAGTACTTTCATgtacagtcccttctgaaactattggaacagttttagccagttcatttgtttgtgctatacaccgaaagattttctcttttctcagcttcaaaatggcttccttttctcccatagacagctctctgatcttcatgttggtgtttcctttttaacaacaaatgcagttttcacaggtgaaactgaagactaaaaccaagagtagatgttcagagatagttattgtttaaacaatcaatcaatctaacaggacacagctgggtaacaagaaacaccttgttctaatatttttgctcgcctacaaattgggtggtctgaaacaaaatgtgctgttcgatgtcatttaacacacacacatacacacacacacacacacccccccaggaaataacagctgaaATTCTATATTAATCtgttgatctcaaacccaaaatgTCATCAatctacagcaaaaataaaaaaagttgaaaCCATGCCGTTCCAATAATTTCGGAAGGGACCGTACATAAATCTAATACAAGTACTTCATTCTAATCATTTGTACTTAAATTGTTAGATAATTATTTATACAATACTTAAGGACACGTAATATAAATCGTGGCTTTATGCAATCTAACACTCCCACCATTACAGGAATCCTAGCTCAGGCCCTAAGTGTCAGGgctatgaaatatttacaaacacacTCGCGTGAAACACCCTCGCGCATAGGCTGCATTCACTCCATGAACTCTTACCCACATGCTTATACGAGACAGGACCTGTTTTATCTCTGACAGCACCAGCAAACGGCCGCTTGTGAAACTCCAGACAGCTCGGCTGGAGAGGAAGCTGGAACCTTTCCCTCCGCCCAGAACCTCTGCCTCGCACCAAAACAGTTGGCGTTAATTGTTTTCTacaatctctttctctgtttctgtttcGTTTGCTGAGTCTGAAATTTTGATCTTGTCTGTCATTTCAAACGTGTCTGTCACCCAGTGAAGGAAAAACAGGGTCACTTTATGCTTTGAGCTCACAGTCTAATCACTTCTAGTTGTTTCTGACAAACCCGCAGCTCATCTACGAGTCATCCACGTGCTCTCGTGTGCTGCATTAACCAGATGTATGATGCAAACAGGTCTCAGCCCTAAAGGTCCATCATGTTCATCATCACATCAGCTCTCGTTCTCAGCCAAGTTGCACCCATGACTGCATTATATAATGACGTGAAGCATTAGTGCAGTATGGTTTTTCTCTAAACACTCAGGCGTGGGTCGTTCTTTTTACTAATTCTCCATAACATCCTAATACCACCttggagcttttttttgtttggggggggggggggtggctgGGGTTAGTTAGGATCAGGCGTTTTATGATTTACACTTGAACTAATGAAAAGTTCACTTTCTTTACACATACACTATTTATTTAGATATAACTGCCACCACTGTCTAAATTAATGGTGTGACGTcatttctattcctatttataATTCATATATAGTAGGGAGATACAGTCTGGATGGCACGTCAGGtcggaagaatgggctaaaaacGATGCAGTATATCCAAACTGGCCTTCTGCTTCCACTCAGCAGGTTGGTTCGTCAGCTTGGTGCGTTcacttttgggtttttttggtgcAGCCACACTGAACGCGAAGATTCTGGCCACACTGCCAGCAGCAGAAATGCTCCTTATGCCAAGCCTGGCCATTTTCCTGATGGCAGGTCTCTGAGAAGATCAGCTACatgagtgcgagagagagagagagagagagagagagagagaaaagaaacaaaaagagaaaagggagGATAAGGGTTAGCGCTGCACATTTGTCCTCAGATTTCTCATCTCAAAAGGTTGAAAGATCTTCACTGTCTTTATCTCAATCTGCAAGATCTGCGTAAACAAGACAGCTTGTCTTCTAATGATAAGAAACTGGCGTCGAATGGTGGAGCGCAAACAGCTACGGAACTTCTCGTTCCAACCCAAATATGGTGACAAAAGCTGCACAAACAGAAAAATTGTTCACTTTTAGATGCTTGTATAAATGTCTTTTCATCACATCGCTTCAAACTATTTCTtagaaaagggaagaaaaaaaaaaaaaaaaactatgcagcaTTGCCTTATTTTCTCATCTTGAAAATTAGCTCCACCCCTAATCGGAACAGGCGCGCTCAGCTGGCTCCCTTCTTCTAAAATGGCAAGTCATAAAGCGTGCATAGATTGAAAGGAAGTGAGGTCGTGTCAGGGACAGCGagtggagatggatgcaagtgcagtaaaagcgTTTAttagagaggcaggcagacaaatccaaaatgagaGTCGGAATCAAAAATAGGAAACAGTCAGAGGTCGGGCGATCTACAAACAGCACTATGAGTGGATGTCCAAAACCCAGCAGGAGAGAACAGAACGGGATCAAAAACCGGgatacataaacacaaaacaaagccATGGTAAAGTCAGGTGGcaaaacacacaatatacacactaATCAAGAATAAATAGAGCACAGGTGAGAATGACCATGACACATAAGGGAGACAACAAATGACAAGACAAAGGAGGAGACAGGAtattactgaaaacaaaaacacatgtcaaaataaacaaagacgTAATCCAGAAGCATGAGCCACTTGGGGGAAATCCCTGGCAGGTTGATTAGGGAGGACGAGAGAGgcttttcactgtttttttttttgtttgtttgtttgttttttagcaaATGCAATTTACCTCACAGGCAGCAGCGAATtctaaaaattacatttacatttaatttttgtgTTCTTTCCAAACGCATAAAtaactgttttttatttgaatcaCGTATATTTTAAGCATTTTCCAATCAAATAACTGTACTAACAGTTATCCAATCAAAGACATGTTgttaacctttatttttaacataCCCACATAAAGTGATATAATCCCAGCACTGTATTAGGAGTAAATACTGCTATCGTTAAAGCCAACGTTAGTGTGATTAGAATAGGTTTCTAATCTGTGTTAGAGAAAGTGATTACCTCATCGCAGCCCGGGCAGCGCGGCTTCAGACTCTGGCAGTAATGCCGGCCACACAGCAGACTCTCTTTCCTCCAGAAGTACACCAGATCAACCAGCGCCTCgccacactccacacacacaaagcaggtAGGGTGCCAGAGCCGCTCGTATCCCGCTCTCTCTGCGTACACGACGGGACTGTCCGGGGCTGCCAACTGCCCACAACCGCTACAGTGctgcagaggaaaaaaaaataaagaaaaaagagatcAAAATAAACGGCTATAAAATAGGTGCAATTTACATGTACAGTTTAAGAGCATACagtataagtaaataaaatatgcagAGCAGCAGCACAGGAAGAGCATAGAGgaaaaaaatttatgaaataatgGTTCATGTGTTAAATCAGCATTATTTCTATTCGACACTCCCACTTGTCTCCGTAGAAGAGCCGTTaaactgtacatttaaaaaggTTAAATGAGGTCCTCCTGCCAAATTTCCTTTGAGATAATCAAAGCCATGTTGTTATGCTGAAATCCCACAGGCCCCAAACAGAGCATTCCTGTTatgataaaaacacaaatcaagCACAGATGTTCTTCTAGGTTTAATTATTTTCAGATCCGAAATGACTCTCCTCCTTAAAACAATCCTTCCTTAAATAAAAGGGGAAGATTGGAACAAAGACTTTAGGCACTGGTgaggttttatatataatatataatatgacaAATCAGCAGAAACCTGATGGTTctgttatggtgtgtgtgtgtgggggtccACTTTATAGTGGACCCCTATATTTATAGGGGTCCACTTATCCCCTTAGGCCTGGTTTCTATGGTTaagtccataagtatttggacagtgacacaatcttctatttttttattataattttgcctctgtacaccaccacaatagaTCTGAAATggagcaatcaagatgtgactgAGGTGTAGACTTTCAGGTTTGATTCAAGGGgttgaacaaaaatattgcattaaccgtttaggaattacagccatttattCTTTCACAGAGTTCATGGgctaattggacaattgactgataagcagtgtcatggccaggtgtggcccgtttcctcgttatttcatgacaaattaaggagataaaaggtctggagttgattccaagcattGAATTTACATTTGGTAGATGTTCATGGGAACGCTCAATATGCGGGCCAAAaaggtgtccaaatacttatggacctgactataATTCTGATTTAATATGCATTTGCTCTGCAACACAGTATGCGTGGTGCTCAGACACCTTTTTATGCTCTTGTACGTGGTCCTCCAATGAACCGAGTGTGTGCCACGTGTATCTTCGGTGCTGTGCGTGAACCGGCCTTCAGGTGAGTGCTGATTTGTTGGTGATTTGCAAATCAATTCACCTTTATcctataatgaaatattttttaatcctgATCAGAGTcctctcttccaggatgactctgcCCAGATCCACAGCGCACAGGGGCTctctgaatggtttgatgaggatgacaATGAGGTCAATCATATGCTACGGTCTTCAaggtcaccagatctcaaccctcCACAGTTCCACAGACTTCTATGCCACGgtgcattgaagctgttctggtagCTTGTGATGAGTCAACACGATCACTGAATTGGACTAAATGTTAGTTTCTGGTGTAACACTCCAACTAGCAGCTCAGCTGGATTATTGAGTAGTGTTCACTTGCTGGATGGCTTTTCATGAGAAAAGATCTTGAAATCAAGATCTTGAAATCTCAGATTtcctttttaataaataaataaataaataaataaataaataaataaataaagctttgtgCAAAAACCACTTGGCAATTTCTGGATATCCAAGACTAGCTTATAGTCAGAGAACCTCAGACACTAAGTCAAGACTGAACCCACACTCCTTCATCCAGTCTGCCGTTTGCATGCGTTTTGTGTTGAACAGTCGATCTACACAGGAAACTTCAATTAACCTCAAACGTTTTATTTGTTCACTCCATCATAAAACATGACCTCACAGACACGTAATTCCCTAAAGCGAAGACTCTGAGCATATACAGGAAACGATTAAGAATGCCATGTAGCATTTTTAAACTCGAAAGAAAGAACCACAGATTTTTACAGGGCTATAAATGCATCCTAGCAAGGCAGACCCAAGACCCACACTAATTTAGACAAGAACTGTAAATGGTAAATCACCGTCCTCAGTCTGCgccagaaacaaaaaaaaaaccaaaaaaaaaaaccacaacaacctAACTTTTCATGCTCTCTTCATTCATTGAAATCAATCATGTTTAATGAACCTTACTGACGTTACTCTAAAGATCAGACTGTAGATCACTTTAGCTGCAGACTTTGGGCATGTGCTGCCGTTCTAAGCGAATTCTCCTACGCTAGAGCAGTAGCTCAGTGTTTTCATATTAAATCTTTGCAAATAAAACTAGGCTAAAATGAACACCTCAAAAGGTTATAGTTGGAATCCCAGGAAACCACTGATGTGTGCCCACACATCCAACTACACAGCTGTATTCTTGGATCATATCCTATATCAATTGTAAAGCACAATGCCTGCCAGTACAAAAATCCTGAGCAAATCCTactttggaatttaaaaaaaaataaaaattaattgagATGTAGAGGAATAAAGAAGGATGATTATGTCGCTAAGTCCTTAAGTCATGAACACCGAGATGAGATAAAATCTGGGTTAAAGCTAGTTCCAGGCTAGCCCAGCACTTTTGTAAAGGGATTGTGGACTTATTTGCATCGGTTCTCTGGGCACTATTTAGAAATCAATCTCTCTCTAAAACAGATTTGCTTACTCAGCAGCAGGCTTCTTAGCATTGGACATGCCAACACCGATTTTTCCGTCGATTAGCCGTGGAGTAATGTTTAGAGAAATCTAGCGTTTGCCTCAAAATAAGTGGATAATTAGTATCTATTCAGCCAATTGGACAGACACACAGCGTTTGGTTTATATACAAGTAAATGAAAAACAGGTGGCAAGTTAGTCTGCTTCTACACTCTATATGCTAACGTCCTGGCATGGTCAACCTGGCTTCATGTTCTGTTTTGATTTACTTTCTTCACTATGCTAAGAAAAGTgcattaaacaaaaaagttgttAGTCAAACCAAAACAAGACCAGTTTGCTTCAACTAGCATGGAATTGTGTCTGCTTCAAATAGGGAGAAAGTGCTAAGTAAAAGTGGATAATCAGCCAACTACACATCACAGCATACATGGCTGGTCTGGTAACTGACTTCGGGCTCCACTTCAGAGCATCGCTACTTCTTTCACATGATTACATTAGAATGCCATAtgggggttttgttttgttttgttttaaggtCCAGTATGTGGTCTTGAGCTGCAACACCAGCTTTGCATTCAGAATGACAGCCTAACCATTATTTTATggtttttgtattaaaatgtcTACCTACATACATATTTCAATTCCCAGCGCACCATGGCATAAGCAGATGGCATAAGTCAAGTCTAAATCATTGGGCTGTGAGAAACACTGGCTGTAAATGTTCTTGGAATGTCTTGGGATGCTAACACTAGAagtttaatgagagagagagagagagagagagagagagagacggattgatgaagataaatgataaatgtttgGAAACTCACTGTCCAAGAATCTTGAACAAATTAAGTGTTTTCCAGCCTTTCCAAAATGAAGAActtgcattttatttcattacttGGCCCAGAGGAAAAATAGAAACCGTCTgtaactgtctgtgtgtgtgtgaatatcaaTCAAACTTACATATTCACTCTTCTTGCCATTCTCTTCCAGCGTGCCGTTGGTGGTGGGCTCTGGGTTTGGCTGTTCTTTCCCATTCTTCTGTTTTCCACCATTGTCTCTGGGCATTCCTCCCTCTCCTGGCAGTGCCACCTCCCCCACTCCCAACACCTCCTCCTTATAACTTTTTATAAACTGAGCCATAGCTTTGGTTTCAGCCTCCGACAAGCTGTGGCACTGTGACGGGTCCTGATCGTAAGCAGGGAGCTGCCTCATCAACTGCCTGCGCCTGTACAGTGCCCCTTCCGTGCCCGCCACGGGCCGCCTTTCCTCAGGGAGAAGCTCCATATACTGCATGGCCTGGTGCACGCACAAAAAATTTTATGAATTAGGCTACAATTCAAATGTATATGGCTAGCtcatgaaaaaacaaataaactcaTCATGTTTCAATTCTGGATTTGTAAAAGCCCAACAAAACAAGTCCTACAGAACTCTCGAACGATCAAGCTAGTAATgttaatatttgcacattcGTAAAAAGGAGGACTAATATGAAAAGTTTTAGACAGGCTAGCTATTCATACAGGAGAACCAGCGTCCCTGCTTTCCCTGTTCTCTCTCGCCAAACCACCCAGGATCGTGGTAACACTGCCTCGTTGTTAAACCCTCAATAGACTGCATTCAACAGCAGaaattttatatgaattttaAGAGCCACTAAATGGCCAttatatgacaaataaaaaaaaatatattttttaaatcaacttcTTGGTAGTCCcgagattttgaaaaaaaaaaaagtttcactgGCCAAATATGGAACCTTGAGGAAACTCGGGACAGCCACTCTACATTTTAATCCTGTAAATCTTTAGCTGGGTCTAACAAAATCTTATATACAGGGGCAAACAACAGGCTGAGCAAAATCCAGCCTAAAGAGAActcggaggaggaggagaggagttTGACTGTCACAAATGCAGttcttgcttttgtttttcattttccatgtgctgttgtttatattatggccatgtgcctttgttttggttccaGTCCTGTCCCTGCCCCTGCCTTATCATTGGTTTGCTTCCCttatgtgtgcacctgttctgtgtttggcTCTTAATAGTTAGTTCGGTTATTTATACCCTGTTGTCTCCATTCCTCTTTGCGAAATCTTGCCAATTGTATTGTGCATTTCTGATCCTCCTTTGACCCCTGCCTACAATAAATAGCCTACAATAAATCCTGCACTGAGCATACACATTAGTGTCATGCCTTGAACCGCAGGCTACACTGACAAGGGGGGGGTGTTCATTTTTCTTCCAATATTATGTCATGCGATTGATTTTCGTTTTCATTTTCCTCCTTAAAAATCTAAGTATGGCCACCCAGTGCATAATTATATAAGAAAAGTTGGGTACGATCGAGGTTAAGCCAGTTCCATGATAGTTCAGCAATCTCTTACAAAGAACAATTGGACAAAATCGTTGaggaaacttaaaaaaaaaaaattacgattcattcatttcattatcCTTTGCCAATAGgtaaaaatcattatttatataagtGAGGCTAATTTTGATTACTCAGCAGCAGGCTTCTTAGCATAGTAAATGCCAACAGACTGCTCTGTGGCCTAGCTGTGGAGGATCAATTTAGTGGAGGAAATTTAGCAGTTGCCTCAAAATAAGTGGATAATTTGTATCCCTTTAGCCAGTTGGACAGCTATACACAAACGTTTGGTTTCTATATGTTAATTCAAAACAGGCGCCGATTCGTTCACTGTGCTTCTCTACGCTTTATGCTACTGTAAACTCTCGAGTCCGTGGCCTGTGCCACAGTCGTCCTCTGGCATCGTAAACTTCTAAGGATGTCTTTAAAGCGACCACAAATATTCCTAAAACCCactaaaagaaaacatgtcCACTCTGTATAAAGACTGTTTAAGAAGAACAATAGTGCTACAGTTCTTTACTGCCTTTAAGCACTTTAGAAGACAGCTGTAACGAACTTGGAGAGACAATCCTAATTACTGCAACAAAAGCCACGGCACAGCACGAAGTAAGACAAAAGTCACCCTGAAGCAGTCATTAAGGCAGGCCTGGTTCAAATTCACACTCTTTAAACCGTTGGAAAAACATGTTGATAGAACTTGTGGTGCTGTATAGACCTTCTCATCTGTATTAAATAGGCAAACCATCATTCCAAGCTCTCCACTGCAGTGAACCTGCCAGACTCACTCTAGAGAACAAAGCTCCCTAATACACAATGGGTTTCAGGAAAAGACAGGGGTAGCTCAGACGGCTGAAAAAACAGTCGGCCATTCCCCCGACAGATGAAAGTCCTTCGCTTCGGCACACAGCGAACACGCTTCCTGGCAGCCCAGAGC
This window of the Ictalurus furcatus strain D&B chromosome 21, Billie_1.0, whole genome shotgun sequence genome carries:
- the lmcd1 gene encoding LIM and cysteine-rich domains protein 1, whose amino-acid sequence is MERQSCLERRDFFVLKLFGLLRYFCFTKMDVISGMQKMSVVQPPAGRGAVCLTCKGICSGFQPHSWSKACTQCHCSQEDHAPSSDLEDDYKMGRLLANSKYAHLTTKVKGGDGLRVYKRNRMIITNPVVSRKDPTFNTITYDWAPPGLTQKLAMQYMELLPEERRPVAGTEGALYRRRQLMRQLPAYDQDPSQCHSLSEAETKAMAQFIKSYKEEVLGVGEVALPGEGGMPRDNGGKQKNGKEQPNPEPTTNGTLEENGKKSEYHCSGCGQLAAPDSPVVYAERAGYERLWHPTCFVCVECGEALVDLVYFWRKESLLCGRHYCQSLKPRCPGCDELIFSETCHQENGQAWHKEHFCCWQCGQNLRVQCGCTKKTQK